The following are encoded in a window of Harmonia axyridis chromosome 7, icHarAxyr1.1, whole genome shotgun sequence genomic DNA:
- the LOC123684388 gene encoding syntaxin-12, whose amino-acid sequence MNKPLHNYGSISSTSQDVLFSGDRSVEFNAACDSVVTNIYTINSSFKVLDTALKNIGTKKDNHGLRNKVHVTQLSTNDIAAVTSKEIRKLKSLMKKGNKQQQLQVEKLEENFKEAIGRYSVVQKGIATKQKAHLLVSVNIENELQNENSSSQQETQRLLARELAFEQEMLMERETRIRQIESDVLNVNEIMRELGTLVHDQAEVIDTIENSIDHAVGNVEEGTEQLLKAAEYQKKRRWKLFWLVLILLIIAAFLIIIIVFSMKK is encoded by the exons ATGAATAAACCCCTACACAATTATGGGAGTATTTCATCCACTTCCCAGGATGTTTTATTCTCAGGAGATAGATCTGTGGAATTCAATGCTGCCTGTGATAGTGTGGTTACCAATATTTATACGATAAACTCTAGTTTCAAGGTGTTGGACACTGCCCTGAAGAATATAGGCACAAAAAAAGATAATCATGGATTGAGAAATAAAGT CCATGTAACACAACTGAGTACAAATGACATTGCGGCTGTAACCAGtaaagaaataaggaaattgaaaTCTTTGATGAAGAAAGGAAATAAACAGCAACAGCTACAGGTTGAAAAACTCgaagaaaatttcaaggaaGCAATAGGCCGATACTCTGTTGTGCAAAAG gGAATAGCGACCAAGCAGAAAGCTCATTTACTTGTATCAGTCAACATTGAAAACGAGTTGCAAAATGAGAATAGTTCATCCCAACAGGAGACTCAGAGACTACTTGCTCGGGAATTGGCTTTTGAACAAGAAATGCTTATGGAAAGAGAAACTAGAATCAGACAAATTGAGTCTGATGTTCTTAACGTCAATGAAATAATGAGAGAACTGGGTACTTTAGTTCATGATCAAGCCGAAGTGATAG ATACAATAGAAAACAGTATTGACCATGCTGTAGGAAATGTAGAGGAAGGAACTGAGCAATTACTGAAAGCAGctgaatatcagaaaaaaaggagatggaaattgttttggttaGTTCTGATTCTATTGATTATTGCTGCCTTCTTGATCATCATCATTGTATTTTCTATGAAGAAATAG